The DNA window tttttaggcaaagcacatgttctcagcaaacagaaaataaaatattggaagcgtgagtcacgctacccaaaaataaaatctttttttacatatattttcttttctataacttttttccccatggttcattcatcatctgacataaccttttagcaaaatctaaccataagattattgaaaaaaaaagcaaaaatgtagacgaccacctttaacgcTTTTTTTCTTGACCTTGGTTTGAGTAAAATATGTTTTCTAGATCTTTCTGCCATAAATTGAATgtactgaatgaaataaaagcaACTTTATTGCATTCTTATATTTTCTCGTTATCGCTGATAtatgtttcattgaaaaataaCAAGTGTTAACACCGTCAATAGGATAGACATAGACTTAGACAAACAGAGACGTGGagacagtcaggcagacagacagagagacggatggacagacagacagacggacagacagacagacagagagaaggatggacagacggacagacggacagacagacagacagatagacggacggacagactgacagacagacagacagacagacaaacggacagaaagACCACTAGCCACGCTTATCGCCACTTTCAGTAACAACAACTGCACAAATTGTTGAAAGGGACACCAATCCTTTTTATCTTCCTGTTTTCAAATATGATTTCATGCATTGTTGTCTGTTTTCAagtcaaaaaggaaaaaagagtGAAAACAAAGTTGAACATTTCGTGCATTATCAAAACACTCTGATCTGTTCAAGAACTTTCAATAATTGTTGATGTGTTCTTAGTATAGGCAAGTAGGTTCATCTTTGTTCACAATACTAAGAGATGGACAACCATTCGTCCTAACAAACACTCAATCATACAATAAATCTGAAATTATTCAACGTGCCATTTCACGACCCCAGGAACAGAATTAGCAACCAGCTGGTGAATATATACCTCATCTTGAATctttttttgttcgtttgtttgttaattCTGTTCGGTCTTTTCAGTAATGACAAACACTGGTGCCAAGAATGAAAACAAGTTCAAGAGCAAACAATTTGtttaaaaaaggaagaaaaagaacattggcaaaaatagaagaaaaaagtcACACATGTCGTTTGCAGGCATCCAAAGATAGAATGTCATCACCATTCTCTATTATAATCCGAACGCTATACACGCCACAACTAAAACTATATTTTTCTTCATTACTGTCGTTTATGTAACAGTTCATTTCCTACCCTTTTGGTCTTCTTCAAACATAATTTTGTAATTGTTGTGGCTTAACTCTAATCTCTGTAAAAGACGGTTTGTCCTCACATTGTGTGTATAACTTACTACTAATTgggtttctgttttttttttctcttgttttttttttatcgttttTTGTACAAGGTTGTCCCTTATCTTGCCGATTGAATTCCCCCATCGTTCACGATACACCCAAGAGGCGCAGCGTTTGCTCTGGAGTCGCCTTCGTAAAGGGCAAAGGGTGTACTCATGTCGTCTCACTCGGAGCGACGTCGACATTAGTGCGCTTGTGTCTGTCACTTCTCTGACGTCACTTCCGCGGGGGAGGCAACTTTCTCATCGCTCACGGAGCGTTTGTCCACCTGTGATTCTTCTTCTGATCGCTTGCCTACAAATCGATGTCCGAAGGAGGGTGCCCTTTTCTCCTCGTCGTCTGGAACTCGTTTCCCCACAAACCTGTGCCCGAATGATGGTGCCCGTTTCTCGGCCTCCTCATCGTTGGTCCGTTTCCCTACGAATCGGTGCCCGAATGATGGTGCCCGTTTCTCTGCCTCCTCGTCATTGGTCCGCTTTCCTACGAATCGGTGTCCGAATGAAGGTGCCCGTTTCTCTGCTTCTTCGTCGGCTCGCTTTCCTACGAATCGGTGCCCGAAGGATGGTGCCCGTTTCTCCTCTTCAGTCTCTGTCCGCTTTCCTACGAATCGGTGCCCGAATGAAGGTGCACGCTTCTCTGCTTCTTCGTCGGCTCGCTTTCCTACGAATCGGTGCCCGAAGGATGGTGCCCGTTTCtctgcttcttcttcgtcgtttgTCCTCTTTCCAACGAATCGGTGCCCGAATGAAGGTGCCCGTTTCtctgcttcttcttcgtcgtctgTCCTCTTTCCAACGAATCGGTGCCCGAATGATGGTGCCCGTTTCTCTGCCTCCTCGTCATTTGTCCGCTTTCCAACAAATCGGTGCCCGAAGGATGGTGCCCGTTTCTCCTCTTCAGTCTCTGTCCGCTTTCCTACGAATCGGTGCCCGAATGATGGTGCCCGTTTCTCTGCCTTTTCTTCATCGTCTGTCCTCTTCCCAACAAATCGGTGCCCAAATGAAGGTGCCCGCTTCTCTTCTTCGTCGTCGGCCCTCTTTCCTACGAATCGGTGCCCGAATGACGGTGCCCGCTTCTCTACTTCTTCATCAGCCCGCTTTCCAACGAATCGATGCCCAAATGAAGGTGCTCTTTTTCCTTCTTCGTCTCTGGTTCTCTTCCCGACGAATCGGTGCCCGAATGAAGGTGCTCTGAGTTCGAGTCCATAAGGAATGCGCTTTCCAACAAAGCGGTGCCCAAAGGAAGGTGCTCGCTTGTCAAGTTCATCTTGGTTTCTCTTACCGACAAAGCGATGCCCGAAATAGGGTTGCCTCTTGTTCGTTAGCTGGATCCCGAGCAGTGGCTCTTTTTCTTCTAGGACCTCTGGCATGCCTTTCCATGCTGAGCCATCCACAAAGGCGGGTTCTTCCACCAAACCGTTCTCCAGGGGAGACTCATTGATGGATTCTCTCTTGCCCACGAAACGATAGTTGAATGTTGGAGCTCTCTTATCCACTTCCTCGCCGTCTTCCGCGAATCTTTTCTGGATGGAGTGAGGGTAGAGGGACTCATCTTCGAAGCCTTGGGGCTCATCCTCTTCGCGCTTACCGACGAAGCGATGACTGAAAGAAGGGGCCCGTAGGACGAACCCATCAGGGGCTCGCTTTCCGACGAACCTGTGCGAGAAGGAAGGCGCTCGCAGGTTAAATCCGTCGGGAGCCCGTTTGCCGACGAAGCGGTGGTTAAAGGTGCGAGCCCTGTTTTGCAGACCATAGGGGGCGCGCTTTCCGACGAAGCGGTGCCCGAAGGAAGGGGCTCTTTTCTCGtcaatgtcgtcagcaaaatCGTCGCGCTTGCCAACAAAGCGATGCCCAAAGGAAGGGGCTCTTTTCTCGTCAACGTCGTCGGCAAAATCGTCGCGCTTTCCAACGAAGCGATGCCCAAAGGAAGGGGCTCTTTTCTCGTCAACGTCGTCGGCAAAATCGTCGCGCTTTCCAACGAAGCGATGCCCGAAAGAAGGGGCTCTTTTCTCCTCCTCCGCTGCTTCGTCGAGCTCCCTCTTGCCGACGAACCTGTGTGTGAAGCTGGGCAGCCGCTTGCCGACGAAACGATGGCTGAAGCTGGGCGCTCTTGTCTCTAAACCGTCCGGTATCCTCTTCCCGACGAATCTGTGTGTGAAAGAAGGGGCCCTCTTGTCCGCTCCGTTGTTCCCCAGCGAGGCCTCATACTCGCTCAGCAGTCCTATCAGATCTTCCAAATCCGTGTTTTCCAAGTCTGAGTCGCCGGAACGTTTGCCGACGAAGCTGTGTTGGAAGCGTGAGTTGAACTGCCGACGTTGGTAGGGGAGTCGCAGCAGTCTCTTGTACAGGTAGTGGCTCCCGAACAGAGGGATGCTTCTCTTCACGACATTGGAGGCGTCGGCAGTTTCGCTGTCAGCTGGAACATAGAGAAACATGAGGAACATTAGATGAGGTCAACGTGAAAATTATGTTAATCAAAGAAGCTGACATAATTATTTATTATGTAGAACCGAAGAGGGTTCGCaccttcttgttcttgttcttgttcttgttcttgttcttgttcttgttcttcttcttcttcttcttcgttcatgggctgaaactcccacgttcattcatgtatttgcacgagtgggtttttacgtgtaagaccgtttttaccccgccattcaggcagccatacgccgcgttCGCACCTTCATTTATAACACAGTCAAACCTGGGGATGGGTGGAaggggtcttaaaatgtgtgTTCCACTGTAGGTGACTGTTCTGGACAGGTTACATTGTGGTGGGATTCTGGTTGATTTcgctacagtcgaacctgtcttcAACGACCAAAGGAGGGACCGAACAAAAGTGATCGTTAAAGACAGGtagtcgctatggaaaggtgaactgaatacaattttgtttatcgttgtattgttgtacatgtttgatttaatgaaacattgtttaaaccaactaaataaaaagaaacgtCATCTTTGATCCTTTGGGGTTGTTCTTTGTgggtaggtggtcgttatcgcgAGGTGGTCGCCGTGGCAGGTTCGACTTTACTGCAATTTTGtcaaatttgatttttaaatgtcCTTTTTTTCGTCCATTGATTGTGACGATCCATCACATTTTTGGTCACCTTGAAATAACAAAACAGTGCTTGTTTGGTTTGATTTATGGGTTAGGAAACAATACCAAGAAAGCTTGATTATCAGAGATTATCAGGTTGTCCTAAAGTTTCGAAACATTTTCTGAGATTATGAAATAAATTATACGTTTGAGGTTGTCCGTGAGAGTTTGTACCCTTATTCCCTATCACCCGGGTTGAATTCATTGTTTGACAAACACAAGGAGACTAAATACTTCCTAATAAACGTTGGAACGGTCGATTTTCTTGCTTGCACTTTGCGCTCAGTTTTGTTTCTGAAGCACACTTTTTCTTTTACAATGCTGTCATTACAGAGCAAAGAGATTTTTATTCGGTGTAGACAACCGTATTACTGCGCGCCTTATCGGCCAAAACCCACTTCTTTCTGCTTGAAAGCACTAAACTGTTTCTAAATTATCGTCATTGTGCATGCAAAGTTCGCGTTTATGTACGCTTCAGAAGCAGTTCAGATCACGCAAAGCGTTTAAGATATCTGCGTTCAGCTGCCTTCAGTTTGTAAATAGTTTTCATGCAGCTTCTTGGGTTCAGCCTTTCTGACAGATTTGAGataagagagagcgagagagagagagagcgagagagagagagagagagagagagagacagagagagagagagagagagagagggagggagggagagttaaaggggaaagagagagagagagagagaggagagagaaagagagagagagagagggcaggagggagggagggagagttaaaggataaaaagagagagagagagagagagagggcgggggagggagggagagttaaaggggaaagagagaaagagagaaagagagagaaagagagaaagagggggaaagaaagagagaggggagagagagagagagagagagagagagagagagagagacagacagacagacagacagacagacagacagacaaaaagacagacagacagacagacagacagacagacagaaagagacacagagagagacacagagagagattgtTTGTCTAGTCCTCTCTGATAATGTTTAAAACTCGTATACCCTCGCCGTTTATGGTAAAAGAAAATCTTACCGGTCGATCGAGTTGGTCTTTAATGCTTAGGCATACAGATTCATCGTGTTTGCATTGGTAGCTTCTGCCCCCTTTTGATTATCCGTGTTCGACTCAAAAGATGAATGGTTAAAGACCATGTCAgctcaacatctcagatctgaccaggcttgttAATGGATTAAGGTCATTCCTCCACGTGGACATcatatcaaaaatcaaaaatcatCGTTCTATCTGCTTGCtgtgcgtgtttttgtgtgacatTTTGGGGGtcttttcgtttttgtgtgtgtgtgcttaattAATTTCTAAA is part of the Littorina saxatilis isolate snail1 linkage group LG6, US_GU_Lsax_2.0, whole genome shotgun sequence genome and encodes:
- the LOC138968586 gene encoding enterin neuropeptides-like; amino-acid sequence: MSTLKEICGLAQLLVVFLSFLLTSADSETADASNVVKRSIPLFGSHYLYKRLLRLPYQRRQFNSRFQHSFVGKRSGDSDLENTDLEDLIGLLSEYEASLGNNGADKRAPSFTHRFVGKRIPDGLETRAPSFSHRFVGKRLPSFTHRFVGKRELDEAAEEEKRAPSFGHRFVGKRDDFADDVDEKRAPSFGHRFVGKRDDFADDVDEKRAPSFGHRFVGKRDDFADDIDEKRAPSFGHRFVGKRAPYGLQNRARTFNHRFVGKRAPDGFNLRAPSFSHRFVGKRAPDGFVLRAPSFSHRFVGKREEDEPQGFEDESLYPHSIQKRFAEDGEEVDKRAPTFNYRFVGKRESINESPLENGLVEEPAFVDGSAWKGMPEVLEEKEPLLGIQLTNKRQPYFGHRFVGKRNQDELDKRAPSFGHRFVGKRIPYGLELRAPSFGHRFVGKRTRDEEGKRAPSFGHRFVGKRADEEVEKRAPSFGHRFVGKRADDEEEKRAPSFGHRFVGKRTDDEEKAEKRAPSFGHRFVGKRTETEEEKRAPSFGHRFVGKRTNDEEAEKRAPSFGHRFVGKRTDDEEEAEKRAPSFGHRFVGKRTNDEEEAEKRAPSFGHRFVGKRADEEAEKRAPSFGHRFVGKRTETEEEKRAPSFGHRFVGKRADEEAEKRAPSFGHRFVGKRTNDEEAEKRAPSFGHRFVGKRTNDEEAEKRAPSFGHRFVGKRVPDDEEKRAPSFGHRFVGKRSEEESQVDKRSVSDEKVASPAEVTSEK